In Leifsonia sp. ZF2019, a genomic segment contains:
- a CDS encoding DUF5997 family protein translates to MSAEKRPQTMKAATAAKKLGIYLPAAPAEFRDRDISRTEFDALNAEPPEWLRTLRAVGPHPRDEVARKLGVSNSGLARAGVDEALTTAEIKALLADPPEWLVAERATQAAVRAENARVKARDAERAARRADG, encoded by the coding sequence ATGAGTGCCGAGAAGCGACCCCAGACCATGAAGGCGGCCACCGCCGCCAAGAAGCTCGGCATCTACCTGCCCGCCGCGCCCGCCGAATTCCGCGACCGCGACATCAGCCGCACCGAGTTCGACGCGCTGAACGCCGAACCTCCGGAGTGGCTGCGCACGCTGCGCGCCGTCGGGCCGCACCCGCGCGACGAGGTCGCCCGCAAGCTCGGCGTCTCCAACTCGGGCCTCGCCCGTGCCGGCGTCGACGAGGCGCTCACCACCGCGGAGATCAAGGCGCTGCTGGCCGATCCGCCGGAGTGGCTGGTCGCCGAGCGCGCCACCCAGGCCGCGGTGCGTGCCGAGAACGCGCGGGTGAAGGCGCGCGACGCCGAGCGCGCCGCCCGCCGCGCCGACGGCTGA
- a CDS encoding LysR substrate-binding domain-containing protein, giving the protein MTSRFALAFPRGVNVGKWTREFERRHPEAELVVAPSADPLGVLSAGDADMAFVRDAEADDDRHLIPLYAEDIVLVMHHEHLLTLEEKLHRADLDGEPRIDDEPSEAAMRRIAEGEGIALWPASVAKSLRRKDVVAVRLEDGDESAVALTWPREGQHPLVDEFIGIVRGRTAHSSRNPEIAEQQAAAAKQTTPKRSTARQPGAKRAGGSASARSGRGRKRR; this is encoded by the coding sequence ATGACCTCCCGATTCGCCCTGGCCTTCCCGCGGGGCGTCAACGTCGGCAAATGGACGCGCGAGTTCGAGCGGCGGCACCCGGAGGCCGAGCTCGTCGTCGCCCCCAGCGCCGACCCGTTGGGCGTCCTGTCCGCCGGTGACGCCGACATGGCGTTCGTCCGCGACGCAGAAGCGGACGACGATCGGCACCTCATCCCGCTGTACGCGGAGGACATCGTGCTGGTCATGCACCACGAACACCTCCTCACCCTGGAGGAGAAGCTCCACCGCGCGGACCTCGACGGGGAGCCGCGGATCGACGACGAGCCGTCGGAGGCCGCCATGCGCCGGATCGCGGAGGGGGAGGGCATCGCGCTCTGGCCGGCATCGGTCGCGAAGTCCTTGCGCCGCAAAGACGTCGTCGCGGTCCGCCTGGAGGACGGCGACGAGAGCGCCGTGGCCCTGACCTGGCCGCGCGAGGGGCAGCATCCCCTCGTCGACGAGTTCATCGGGATCGTGCGCGGACGCACCGCGCACAGCTCCCGCAACCCCGAGATCGCCGAGCAGCAGGCGGCCGCCGCCAAGCAGACGACACCGAAGCGGTCGACCGCCCGGCAACCCGGGGCGAAGCGTGCCGGCGGTTCGGCCTCGGCGCGGTCCGGTCGGGGCCGCAAGCGCCGGTAG
- a CDS encoding RNA 2'-phosphotransferase: MGTDGEISRAISHALRHAPEAYGLAVSRDGWVSVHDLVRALANHGVGDVTEERIRRIVAEAPKQRHEIRDDQIRARYGHSVVIASELAGDEPPNLLFHGTQRRNLAAIRAEGLRPMQRQYVHLSPEKETASRVARRHGADVVVLTVKAASAFRSGVRFDHRENQVWICEAIPPEFIDL, encoded by the coding sequence ATGGGCACTGATGGAGAGATCAGCAGGGCGATCAGTCATGCTTTACGTCACGCGCCCGAGGCGTACGGGCTTGCTGTGAGTCGCGATGGCTGGGTGTCCGTTCACGACCTCGTACGGGCTCTCGCCAACCACGGCGTTGGCGACGTGACTGAGGAACGCATCCGTCGCATTGTCGCCGAGGCACCTAAGCAGCGTCATGAGATTCGGGATGATCAGATTCGTGCGCGCTACGGGCACTCGGTCGTTATCGCGTCAGAGCTTGCTGGGGATGAACCTCCGAATCTCCTGTTTCACGGCACTCAGCGGCGAAATCTGGCCGCGATTCGCGCGGAGGGCTTGCGACCGATGCAGAGGCAGTATGTTCACCTATCTCCGGAGAAGGAGACGGCATCACGTGTGGCCAGGAGGCACGGCGCCGATGTCGTAGTTCTGACCGTGAAGGCGGCGAGCGCATTTCGATCCGGAGTTCGGTTTGATCATCGTGAGAACCAAGTGTGGATCTGCGAAGCCATTCCGCCGGAGTTTATCGATCTGTGA
- a CDS encoding alpha-hydroxy-acid oxidizing protein: MAASAGRDAQSEIYRAGVSGARPRIPVGAHALERAAQRRMSRAAFAYVAGSAGAERTARANLDAFRARRIVPRVLRDVAERDLGVDLFGVRHPTPLLLAPIGVLELARRGGDALAARAAASLGIPAVLSTQASTPMEGVAAAMDAVRPGASRWFQLYWSSSRDLVASLVERAQRSGCEAIVVTLDTHVLGWRPRDLDLGYLPFSRGLGIAQYTSDPVFRRLVAERVACGPARARTRVTSAAVASFASILRHHPGGMRRNLRSPEPLAAVETFLDVFADPSLTWDDLAFLRERTRLPIVLKGVLHPDDARRVVDAGVDAVQVSNHGGRQLDGEVAALDALPMVVEAVDGRLPVLFDSGVRGGADAVIALALGARAVAIGRPYVYALALAGEEGVRELLRNVVAELDITMGLAGVRSVGELDAGVLTGR; this comes from the coding sequence ATGGCAGCCAGTGCGGGCCGCGACGCCCAGTCCGAGATCTATCGCGCCGGAGTGAGCGGCGCGCGCCCGCGCATCCCGGTCGGTGCGCACGCCCTGGAACGCGCGGCGCAGCGGAGGATGTCGCGCGCGGCGTTCGCGTACGTCGCCGGTTCCGCGGGCGCCGAGCGCACCGCGCGGGCCAACCTCGATGCCTTCCGGGCGCGGCGGATCGTTCCGCGCGTGCTGCGCGACGTGGCCGAGCGCGACCTCGGCGTCGACCTGTTCGGCGTGCGCCACCCCACCCCGCTGCTGCTGGCCCCGATCGGCGTGCTGGAGCTGGCCCGGCGCGGTGGCGACGCGCTCGCGGCACGGGCGGCGGCCTCCCTCGGCATCCCCGCCGTGCTCTCCACCCAGGCCTCGACGCCGATGGAGGGGGTGGCCGCGGCGATGGACGCGGTGCGCCCCGGCGCGTCCCGCTGGTTCCAGCTGTACTGGAGCTCCTCCCGCGACCTCGTCGCCAGCCTGGTGGAGCGGGCCCAGCGTAGCGGGTGCGAGGCCATCGTGGTCACCCTCGACACCCACGTGCTCGGCTGGCGCCCGCGCGACCTCGACCTCGGCTACCTCCCGTTCAGCCGGGGCCTCGGCATCGCGCAGTACACCAGCGATCCCGTGTTCCGGCGTCTCGTCGCGGAACGGGTCGCCTGCGGACCCGCGCGCGCTCGCACCCGGGTGACCTCGGCCGCCGTCGCCTCCTTCGCGAGCATCCTGCGCCACCACCCCGGCGGGATGCGCCGCAACCTCCGCTCGCCCGAGCCGCTCGCCGCAGTCGAGACCTTCCTCGACGTGTTCGCCGACCCGTCGCTGACCTGGGACGACCTGGCCTTCCTGCGCGAGCGCACCCGCCTCCCGATCGTGCTCAAGGGCGTGCTGCACCCCGACGACGCCCGCAGGGTGGTGGACGCGGGCGTCGACGCCGTGCAGGTCTCGAACCACGGCGGCCGCCAGCTCGACGGGGAGGTCGCCGCGCTCGACGCCCTGCCCATGGTGGTGGAGGCGGTCGACGGGAGGCTCCCCGTCCTCTTCGACAGCGGCGTACGCGGCGGAGCCGACGCGGTCATCGCCCTCGCTCTCGGAGCCCGCGCCGTCGCGATCGGCCGCCCGTACGTCTATGCGCTGGCGCTGGCGGGGGAGGAGGGCGTCCGGGAGCTGCTGCGCAACGTGGTGGCCGAGCTGGACATCACGATGGGGCTGGCGGGAGTGCGCTCGGTGGGGGAATTGGATGCGGGGGTGCTGACGGGTCGATGA
- a CDS encoding PLDc N-terminal domain-containing protein, protein MEIVGLIFAGLAGAFYLAALAYAVMRIAKTEQLSPMERIIWIAAVIAFPLAGPIVWFLLGPRPLGVGVPHNR, encoded by the coding sequence ATGGAAATCGTGGGTCTGATCTTCGCCGGTCTCGCCGGTGCGTTCTACCTCGCTGCCCTTGCCTATGCGGTGATGCGGATCGCCAAGACGGAGCAACTCAGCCCCATGGAACGGATCATCTGGATCGCTGCGGTCATCGCGTTCCCACTCGCCGGACCGATCGTCTGGTTTCTGCTCGGGCCTCGTCCGCTGGGCGTGGGCGTACCCCACAACCGCTGA
- a CDS encoding DUF1622 domain-containing protein, with the protein MDGHAFFEAIGVAFEFVGVVAMALGFVVAVAISLVAWRRSRSGTVGFRTLRETFGGVILLGLEILVAADLVKTVTSSPTLTDAIVLGIIVLIRTILSFSLQVEIDGVAPWKRALVTGPQVLARAAQKAGETPGA; encoded by the coding sequence ATGGACGGACACGCGTTCTTCGAGGCCATCGGCGTCGCCTTCGAGTTCGTCGGCGTCGTGGCGATGGCACTGGGCTTCGTGGTGGCGGTGGCGATCTCCCTCGTCGCCTGGCGGCGCAGCCGGAGCGGTACCGTCGGGTTCCGCACCCTGCGCGAGACGTTCGGCGGCGTCATCCTCCTCGGCCTCGAGATCCTGGTCGCCGCCGACCTCGTGAAGACCGTGACCTCCAGCCCGACCCTCACCGATGCGATCGTGCTCGGCATCATCGTGCTCATCCGCACCATCCTGAGCTTCTCGCTGCAAGTCGAGATCGACGGCGTCGCCCCGTGGAAGCGAGCGCTGGTCACCGGGCCGCAGGTGCTGGCGCGGGCGGCGCAGAAGGCGGGCGAGACCCCGGGGGCGTGA
- a CDS encoding amino acid transporter gives MSTTPEDGAPAPVPLPGQARPGGNAPQKAGRFRHWLLSGLIDERGTQQGPHGRNPERTHSWWQVMCLTGVDYFSTLGYQPAIAALAAGLISPFATLVLVALTLLGALPVYRRVARESFRGSGSIAMLERLLPWWAGKLFVLVLLGFAATDFMITITLSAADASAHAIENPFAPDWFHGQNVIITLVLLALLGAVFLRGFREAIGIAVILVAVYLALNVIVVGTSIVEVFQHPTAIDDWWGMLFRQNGNPLIIVGVALLVFPKLALGLSGFETGVAVMPQITGRPDDDPSHPAGRIRGAHRLLTTAALIMSAFLITSSFTTTLLIPQKEFQPGGSANGRALAYLAHEYLGNVFGTVYDISTILILWFAGASAMAGLLNLVPRYLPRYGMAPQWARAVRPLVLVFTAIAFLITLVFQASVDAQGGAYATGVLVLITSASLAVALSARRKKQPRRFVLFGIITAIFIYTTVVNVIERPDGIRIALLFILGILVVSIVSRIGRSFELRATSVTLDVSALDFVLEDAEEGEIRIISHEPDVDTTKEYAEKNKDERKFSHIPQRARTIFLEVLRSDSSDFEEDLVVHGVIKHGYRVLQVRSGNVPNTIAAVLLEIRDITGVVPTIYFEWTEGNPISNMFRFLITGVGEVAPVTREVLREAEKDVKRRPAVHVS, from the coding sequence ATGTCGACCACACCGGAGGACGGCGCGCCGGCGCCCGTCCCGCTGCCCGGCCAGGCGCGGCCGGGCGGGAACGCCCCGCAGAAGGCGGGCCGGTTCCGCCATTGGCTGCTGTCGGGCCTCATCGACGAGCGCGGCACCCAGCAGGGTCCGCACGGGCGCAACCCCGAGCGCACGCACTCCTGGTGGCAGGTCATGTGCCTCACCGGCGTCGACTACTTCTCGACACTCGGCTACCAGCCCGCCATCGCCGCCCTCGCGGCCGGGCTGATCTCGCCGTTCGCGACCCTCGTGCTCGTCGCGCTGACGCTCCTCGGAGCACTCCCGGTCTACCGCCGGGTCGCGCGCGAGAGCTTCCGCGGCTCGGGGTCGATCGCGATGCTGGAGCGGCTGCTGCCCTGGTGGGCCGGCAAGCTGTTCGTCCTCGTCCTGCTCGGCTTCGCCGCGACCGACTTCATGATCACCATCACGCTGTCCGCGGCCGACGCCTCCGCGCACGCCATCGAGAACCCGTTCGCGCCCGACTGGTTCCACGGGCAGAACGTGATCATCACCCTGGTGCTGCTCGCGCTGCTGGGAGCCGTCTTCCTCCGCGGATTCCGGGAGGCCATCGGCATCGCAGTCATCCTCGTCGCCGTCTATCTCGCCCTGAACGTCATCGTGGTCGGCACCTCCATCGTCGAGGTGTTCCAGCACCCGACCGCGATCGACGACTGGTGGGGCATGCTGTTCCGGCAGAACGGCAACCCGCTCATCATCGTCGGAGTGGCGCTGCTGGTCTTCCCGAAGCTCGCGCTGGGCCTCTCCGGCTTCGAGACCGGCGTCGCGGTCATGCCGCAGATCACGGGCCGCCCGGACGACGACCCCAGCCACCCGGCCGGCCGCATCCGCGGAGCCCACCGGCTCCTGACCACCGCCGCCCTCATCATGAGCGCGTTCCTGATCACGTCGAGCTTCACCACCACGCTGCTCATCCCGCAGAAGGAGTTCCAGCCCGGCGGCTCCGCGAACGGCCGCGCGCTCGCCTACCTCGCGCACGAGTACCTGGGCAACGTGTTCGGCACGGTCTACGACATCAGCACCATCCTCATCCTCTGGTTCGCCGGCGCCTCCGCCATGGCCGGCCTGCTCAACCTCGTGCCGCGCTACCTGCCCCGGTACGGGATGGCGCCGCAGTGGGCCCGCGCCGTGCGGCCCCTCGTCCTGGTCTTCACCGCGATCGCGTTCCTCATCACGCTCGTCTTCCAGGCGAGCGTGGACGCCCAGGGCGGCGCCTACGCGACGGGCGTGCTCGTGCTCATCACCTCGGCCTCTCTGGCGGTGGCCCTCTCCGCCCGACGCAAGAAGCAGCCGCGCCGGTTCGTGCTGTTCGGCATCATCACCGCGATCTTCATCTACACGACCGTCGTCAATGTGATCGAGCGCCCCGACGGCATCCGCATCGCCCTGCTGTTCATCCTGGGCATCCTGGTCGTCTCGATCGTCTCCCGCATCGGGCGCTCCTTCGAACTGCGCGCCACCTCGGTGACGCTCGACGTCTCCGCCCTCGACTTCGTGCTGGAGGATGCCGAGGAGGGCGAGATCCGCATCATCTCGCACGAGCCCGACGTCGACACCACGAAGGAGTACGCCGAGAAGAACAAGGACGAGCGCAAGTTCAGCCACATCCCGCAGCGCGCGCGGACCATCTTCCTCGAGGTGCTCCGCTCCGACTCCTCCGACTTCGAGGAGGACCTCGTCGTCCACGGGGTCATCAAGCACGGCTACCGCGTTCTCCAGGTCAGGAGCGGCAACGTCCCGAACACCATCGCCGCCGTCCTGCTCGAGATCCGCGACATCACCGGCGTCGTCCCGACGATCTACTTCGAGTGGACGGAGGGCAACCCGATCTCGAACATGTTCCGCTTCCTCATCACCGGTGTCGGCGAGGTCGCCCCGGTGACCAGGGAGGTGCTCCGGGAGGCCGAGAAGGACGTGAAACGCCGACCGGCCGTCCACGTCTCCTGA
- a CDS encoding SDR family NAD(P)-dependent oxidoreductase, with protein sequence MPSTTPSSDSPAGIDPAELAITLRVLGSLHAFDREHPDFIAVRQATGHMFKAVKQARRRELRDAVAEADRAVVAATATGAPDRIDDETRGRELTSSSTGTTSAGTLLKPRACYICKQDYTEVDWFYHQLCPSCAAFSHTKRNARTDLRGKRALLTGGRAKIGMHIALRLLRDGAHLTITTRFPRDAVRRFSQLPDSAEWLHRLRVVGIDLRDPSQVIALADSVAAQGPLDILINNAAQTVRRSPGSYSLLAEAESQPLPDGPLPEMETFGHTADPHPQALEASVAAHPLLSSATIAGTVAQLAGPGALTADDLAALAMAPGSSSLAKHADGTAIDAGGLVPDVKRVNSWTQAIGDVDPLELLEVQLCNTTAPFILIDRLRPSMAAVEAGRAYVVNVSAMEGVFGRRYKGPGHPHTNMAKAALNMLTRTSAGEMFETDNILMTSVDTGWITDERPHYTKVRLAEEGFHAPLDLVDGAARVYDPIVRGEAGEDVYGVFLKDYRASAW encoded by the coding sequence GTGCCATCCACGACCCCTTCCTCCGACTCCCCCGCCGGCATCGACCCGGCCGAGCTGGCGATCACCCTCCGCGTGCTCGGGAGCCTTCACGCGTTCGACCGGGAGCACCCCGACTTCATCGCCGTGCGCCAGGCGACCGGTCACATGTTCAAGGCCGTCAAGCAGGCGCGTCGGCGGGAGCTGCGGGATGCGGTCGCCGAGGCCGACCGCGCGGTGGTCGCCGCGACCGCCACCGGAGCGCCGGATCGCATCGACGACGAGACACGCGGGCGCGAGCTGACGTCGAGCTCCACCGGCACCACCTCGGCCGGGACGCTGCTCAAGCCGCGCGCCTGCTACATCTGCAAGCAGGACTACACCGAGGTGGACTGGTTCTACCACCAGCTCTGCCCCTCCTGCGCCGCGTTCAGCCATACCAAGCGCAACGCCCGCACCGACCTGCGGGGCAAGCGCGCCCTCCTGACCGGCGGCCGCGCGAAGATCGGCATGCACATCGCCCTGCGCCTGCTGCGCGACGGTGCGCACCTGACCATCACGACACGGTTCCCCCGCGATGCGGTGCGCCGCTTCTCGCAGCTGCCCGACTCCGCCGAGTGGCTGCACCGCCTCCGCGTCGTCGGGATCGACCTGCGGGACCCGTCGCAGGTGATCGCGCTGGCTGACTCGGTCGCCGCCCAGGGCCCCCTCGACATCCTCATCAACAACGCGGCGCAGACGGTGCGCCGCTCCCCCGGCTCCTACTCGCTGCTGGCCGAGGCCGAGTCGCAGCCGCTGCCTGACGGGCCCCTGCCCGAGATGGAGACCTTCGGCCACACGGCGGACCCGCACCCGCAGGCGCTGGAGGCGTCGGTGGCCGCCCATCCGCTGCTGTCGAGCGCCACGATCGCCGGCACGGTCGCGCAGCTCGCCGGCCCGGGCGCGCTCACGGCGGACGATCTCGCGGCGCTCGCGATGGCGCCGGGCTCGTCGTCGCTCGCCAAGCACGCCGACGGCACCGCGATCGACGCCGGCGGCCTCGTGCCCGACGTCAAGCGCGTCAACAGCTGGACGCAGGCGATCGGCGACGTCGACCCGCTGGAGCTTCTGGAGGTCCAGCTCTGCAACACGACCGCGCCGTTCATCCTGATCGACCGGCTGCGCCCGTCCATGGCCGCCGTCGAGGCGGGCCGCGCCTACGTCGTCAACGTCTCCGCGATGGAGGGCGTGTTCGGCCGCCGCTACAAGGGTCCCGGTCATCCGCACACCAATATGGCGAAGGCCGCTCTGAACATGCTCACGCGCACGAGCGCCGGCGAGATGTTCGAGACCGACAACATCCTGATGACCAGTGTCGACACGGGCTGGATCACCGACGAGCGCCCGCACTACACGAAGGTGCGGCTCGCCGAGGAGGGTTTCCACGCCCCGCTCGACCTGGTCGACGGCGCCGCGCGCGTGTACGACCCGATCGTCCGCGGCGAAGCCGGCGAAGATGTCTACGGTGTGTTTCTCAAGGACTACCGCGCGTCGGCGTGGTGA
- a CDS encoding DUF6510 family protein, with product MTDQDDPAEPGYLDGNAAAGLLSELFAVDVTAARGRCAHCGDENVVAAGRLYLHGTGMVLRCAVCGEVLAQATELEDSVCLDLRGLAWLRVPI from the coding sequence ATGACCGACCAGGACGATCCGGCCGAGCCCGGCTACCTCGACGGCAATGCCGCCGCGGGCCTCCTCTCCGAACTCTTCGCCGTCGACGTCACAGCGGCCCGCGGCCGCTGCGCGCACTGCGGCGACGAGAACGTCGTCGCCGCCGGCCGGCTCTATCTGCACGGCACGGGGATGGTGCTGCGGTGCGCGGTCTGCGGCGAGGTGCTCGCGCAGGCGACCGAGCTGGAGGACTCCGTGTGCCTCGACCTCCGGGGCCTCGCGTGGCTCCGAGTGCCGATCTGA
- a CDS encoding FAD-binding oxidoreductase yields MSTVWRVADVVDARPETPSARTIRLRIPGLHGHLAGQHVDVRLTAPDGYQAVRSYSIASATGANGVAEDELELTVEELPDGEVSPYLVRGLMVGEQLEVRGPVGGWFVWRATDTGPVQLIAGGSGVVPLMSMARAHAAAASTAPFRLLYSIRTPESGFYRDELGRLGHDAAAPLTVDYVYTRAAPAGAATPPGRLTAEALAAAVVPAVESPTFYVCGATPFVEAVSGWLVDAGHAPERIRTERYGGIGGAS; encoded by the coding sequence GTGAGCACCGTCTGGCGCGTGGCCGACGTCGTCGATGCGCGGCCCGAGACGCCCTCGGCCCGCACCATCCGCCTGCGCATCCCCGGCCTCCACGGACATCTCGCCGGACAGCACGTCGATGTGCGGCTGACGGCCCCCGACGGCTACCAGGCCGTCCGCTCCTACTCGATCGCGTCGGCGACCGGCGCGAACGGCGTCGCGGAGGACGAGCTCGAGCTCACCGTGGAGGAGCTCCCCGACGGGGAGGTCTCCCCCTACCTCGTGCGCGGGCTGATGGTCGGAGAGCAGCTGGAGGTGCGCGGCCCGGTCGGGGGATGGTTCGTCTGGCGCGCCACCGATACCGGCCCGGTGCAGCTCATCGCCGGCGGCTCCGGCGTCGTGCCGCTCATGTCGATGGCACGGGCGCACGCCGCCGCCGCAAGCACGGCGCCGTTCCGCCTGCTCTACTCGATCCGCACGCCCGAGTCCGGCTTCTATCGTGACGAGCTCGGACGGCTCGGCCACGACGCGGCAGCACCGCTCACTGTCGACTACGTCTACACCCGCGCTGCGCCGGCCGGAGCGGCGACACCGCCCGGGCGTCTGACGGCCGAAGCGCTGGCCGCGGCCGTCGTTCCCGCGGTCGAATCACCCACCTTCTACGTGTGCGGGGCGACACCGTTCGTCGAGGCCGTCTCGGGGTGGCTGGTGGACGCCGGACACGCGCCCGAGCGCATCCGGACCGAGCGCTACGGCGGCATCGGAGGTGCATCATGA
- a CDS encoding sulfite oxidase-like oxidoreductase produces the protein MGIVSSGFLGRRRNDDPRVPPGQYATDGFPVLSAGPTPRISKEDWAFTITTETGDVRRWSWAEFQALPQEDVSTDIHCVTSWSKLGTSWRGVALDTLFAEVDTAFEYTMAHSYGGYTTNVPLADLLDSKAWIAHSFDGEDLAPEHGGPARLLVPHLYFWKSAKWVSGLQMLPQDQPGFWEQNGYNMYGDPWKEQRYW, from the coding sequence ATGGGTATCGTCTCCTCCGGATTCCTGGGGCGTCGCAGAAACGACGACCCGCGCGTTCCGCCCGGCCAGTACGCCACGGACGGATTCCCGGTGCTGTCGGCCGGCCCGACGCCACGCATCTCGAAAGAGGACTGGGCGTTCACGATCACCACCGAGACCGGCGACGTCCGCCGCTGGAGCTGGGCCGAGTTCCAAGCCCTCCCGCAGGAGGACGTCAGCACCGACATCCACTGCGTCACCAGCTGGTCGAAGCTGGGGACGTCATGGCGGGGCGTCGCCCTCGACACCCTCTTCGCGGAGGTGGACACCGCCTTCGAGTACACGATGGCGCACTCCTACGGCGGATACACCACGAACGTCCCCCTCGCCGACCTGCTCGACAGCAAAGCGTGGATCGCGCACAGCTTCGACGGGGAGGACCTCGCTCCCGAGCACGGGGGTCCCGCGCGTCTGCTCGTGCCCCACCTCTACTTCTGGAAGAGCGCCAAGTGGGTCAGCGGACTGCAGATGCTGCCGCAGGACCAGCCGGGATTCTGGGAGCAGAACGGGTACAACATGTACGGCGACCCGTGGAAAGAGCAGCGCTACTGGTGA
- a CDS encoding ThiF family adenylyltransferase: MAFPPLVEPAPELSAERRARYARTIRLPGFGMLAQRRLHAARVLVVGAGGLGSAVLPLLASTGFGTIGIVDDDRVEPSNLPRQTVHTPADIGRLKTDSAAETVRAIDPESEVRLFAERLTAANAREIIAGFDLVLDGSDNFPTRYLVNDAAMLAGVPVVWGAVHQAGGQVGLSWAAQGPHYRDLFPVPPEPGSIPSCAEAGALPSVCGTIGSLMVGEAIKLVTGTGEPVLGRVIVHDALHGTFREVAYERDPAGEPVTGLIDYDAFCGVSDTVSAGELHARLLAGEPHTLLDVREPWEADIAEIPGSLLVPLGVVQRDPAGVAARLGTEPLVLVCHHGVRAETARRLLADVGAPGLVLAGGIDAWARDVDPSLPRY; the protein is encoded by the coding sequence ATGGCCTTTCCGCCGCTCGTCGAACCCGCTCCCGAGCTCTCCGCGGAGCGCAGGGCGCGCTACGCGCGCACCATCAGGCTCCCCGGCTTCGGGATGCTCGCGCAGCGCCGGCTGCACGCGGCGCGGGTCCTCGTGGTGGGGGCGGGCGGCCTCGGCTCCGCTGTCCTGCCGCTGCTGGCCTCCACCGGTTTCGGCACCATCGGCATCGTCGACGACGACCGCGTCGAGCCGAGCAACCTGCCCCGCCAGACTGTGCACACGCCCGCGGACATCGGCCGCCTCAAGACCGATTCGGCCGCCGAGACGGTGCGCGCCATCGATCCGGAGAGCGAGGTGCGGCTCTTCGCCGAGCGGCTCACGGCGGCCAACGCCCGGGAGATCATCGCCGGGTTCGACCTCGTGCTCGACGGCAGCGACAACTTCCCGACCCGCTACCTCGTCAATGACGCTGCCATGCTCGCCGGCGTGCCGGTCGTCTGGGGCGCCGTGCACCAGGCCGGTGGTCAGGTGGGACTCAGCTGGGCGGCGCAGGGACCGCACTATCGCGACCTGTTCCCCGTGCCACCCGAGCCCGGCAGCATCCCGAGCTGCGCCGAGGCGGGGGCGCTGCCGAGCGTCTGCGGCACGATCGGATCGCTGATGGTGGGCGAGGCGATCAAGCTCGTCACCGGCACGGGCGAGCCTGTGCTCGGCCGGGTGATCGTGCACGATGCCCTGCACGGGACCTTCCGCGAGGTCGCGTACGAGCGCGACCCGGCGGGCGAGCCGGTCACCGGCCTGATCGACTACGACGCGTTCTGCGGAGTCTCGGACACCGTCTCGGCGGGGGAGCTGCACGCCCGGCTCCTCGCGGGCGAGCCCCACACCCTGCTCGACGTGCGGGAGCCGTGGGAGGCGGACATCGCGGAGATCCCCGGCTCGCTGCTGGTGCCGCTCGGAGTGGTGCAGCGTGACCCGGCCGGTGTCGCGGCGCGGCTCGGCACCGAGCCGCTCGTCCTTGTCTGCCATCACGGCGTGCGCGCCGAGACCGCGCGCCGCCTCCTCGCCGACGTGGGAGCGCCCGGGCTCGTGCTCGCCGGCGGGATCGACGCGTGGGCGCGCGACGTCGACCCGTCCCTGCCGCGCTATTGA